One region of Endozoicomonas sp. Mp262 genomic DNA includes:
- a CDS encoding YdcF family protein, with the protein MKLKPLFFGLSLASVLAVTGCSSLSSKQAIDYQNQKQVNELVQTGLHYYWHGGDLKKVEQEFFKGITLKGDYDVVAASFAEASQLAPERLDLRFSLASTQIIKKDIDSAQHIYLDILSQDPDNFDAGILHAAYAKVSGNNDIYSEAIASLKENHPKQTREYLEKFDQAEQIQTIKLNTQAQAINNPHHSIVILGYALAKDGSMRPPLVNRLEQGLAAARLNPKASIIVSGGVPHQGVTEAYVMQQWLIKQGVAPERIYLDDKARDTVGNAIYSTDIMADLGTRHVTLISSASHMRRALLVFEETAQQNNLDITFDNLVAMDFDSMDQAMQVSTNEKLVIYRDMMRASGLWAYPGIQI; encoded by the coding sequence ATGAAACTTAAACCCCTGTTTTTTGGCCTGTCTCTAGCCTCGGTTCTTGCTGTCACTGGCTGTTCATCCCTATCCTCCAAACAAGCCATCGATTACCAAAATCAAAAGCAAGTCAACGAGCTGGTGCAAACCGGCCTTCACTACTACTGGCATGGCGGTGACCTGAAAAAGGTTGAGCAGGAATTCTTCAAAGGGATCACCCTGAAGGGTGACTATGATGTGGTGGCAGCCTCATTTGCTGAAGCCAGCCAGCTAGCACCGGAGCGTTTGGATCTTCGTTTTAGCCTCGCTTCAACCCAGATTATCAAGAAAGATATTGACAGTGCCCAGCACATTTATCTCGATATTCTGTCCCAGGATCCGGATAATTTTGATGCAGGGATTCTCCACGCCGCTTATGCAAAAGTATCAGGTAATAATGATATCTACAGCGAAGCCATTGCCAGCTTAAAAGAAAACCATCCAAAACAAACCCGGGAATATCTGGAAAAGTTTGACCAGGCTGAACAAATTCAGACCATTAAACTCAATACGCAGGCACAGGCCATTAATAACCCGCATCATTCCATTGTTATCCTTGGCTATGCCCTGGCGAAAGATGGCTCCATGCGCCCACCATTAGTTAATCGTCTGGAGCAAGGGCTGGCTGCTGCCAGGCTAAACCCCAAGGCTTCCATTATTGTTAGCGGCGGCGTTCCCCATCAAGGCGTAACCGAAGCCTATGTTATGCAACAGTGGTTAATTAAACAGGGGGTAGCACCCGAACGAATCTATTTGGATGATAAAGCCAGGGATACGGTGGGTAACGCTATTTACTCCACCGACATTATGGCTGACCTGGGAACCCGACATGTCACCCTGATCAGCTCTGCCAGCCATATGCGCCGGGCTTTGCTGGTTTTTGAAGAAACTGCCCAACAAAATAACCTGGACATAACATTTGATAACCTGGTTGCCATGGACTTTGACTCCATGGATCAGGCTATGCAGGTATCCACCAATGAAAAGCTGGTGATCTATCGGGATATGATGCGGGCATCAGGACTTTGGGCTTATCCCGGGATTCAGATTTAA
- a CDS encoding serine protein kinase RIO, with protein MKIPKRIQPLVEAGLVDEVVRRLMSGKEADVYVVRCGAEIRCAKVYKEAAKRSFKKAVQYQEGRKVRNSRRARAMEKGSKFGRRQQEEIWQNAEVDALYKLANAGVRVPQPYVCLEGVLLMELVTDDEGDVAPRLSDVSMSAEQAREDFTVVMTYVIRMLCAGVIHGDLSEFNVLVDEFGPVIIDLPQAVDAAANNNAFRMLARDVANMSGYYGQYAPELLDNNYAREIWALYEEGKLGPDTQLTGLFEESAEEADVDSVLEEIKAVLAEEQNRQARMNDSDDRLK; from the coding sequence ATGAAAATTCCAAAACGAATTCAGCCGTTAGTTGAAGCAGGCCTGGTGGATGAAGTTGTTCGCCGATTGATGAGCGGTAAAGAAGCCGATGTTTATGTGGTGCGGTGTGGGGCGGAGATTCGCTGTGCCAAGGTTTATAAAGAGGCCGCCAAGCGCAGTTTCAAGAAAGCTGTGCAATACCAGGAAGGGCGAAAGGTTCGTAATAGTCGCCGTGCCCGTGCCATGGAAAAAGGTTCAAAGTTTGGGCGCAGGCAGCAAGAAGAGATCTGGCAGAATGCTGAAGTGGATGCGCTCTATAAGTTGGCTAATGCGGGGGTTCGCGTTCCCCAGCCCTATGTCTGCCTTGAGGGTGTCTTGCTTATGGAGTTGGTGACTGATGATGAGGGTGATGTAGCACCTCGCCTGAGTGATGTGTCGATGTCAGCGGAGCAGGCCCGGGAAGATTTTACTGTCGTCATGACATACGTCATACGCATGCTCTGTGCCGGGGTGATTCATGGTGACTTGTCAGAATTTAATGTGCTGGTAGATGAGTTTGGCCCCGTTATTATTGACCTACCCCAGGCGGTGGATGCGGCGGCTAATAATAATGCTTTTAGAATGCTGGCACGGGATGTTGCCAACATGTCTGGCTATTATGGGCAGTATGCTCCTGAGCTGCTGGACAATAACTATGCCAGGGAGATTTGGGCGTTGTATGAAGAGGGAAAACTGGGGCCAGACACCCAATTGACCGGGTTGTTCGAGGAAAGTGCTGAAGAGGCTGATGTGGACTCCGTGCTGGAAGAAATCAAGGCAGTGCTGGCTGAAGAGCAAAACCGTCAAGCGCGTATGAATGATTCTGACGATAGACTGAAGTAG
- a CDS encoding IS256 family transposase produces MSVELDNNLVDQIVEQVKTQDDLADLSRQLLKVAMERVLAAELEDHLGYSKHSPEGRNSGNSRNGHSKKTLKGDFGELEINTPRDRNGEFEPQLIAKGSTRTNKLDQQILSLYARGMTTRDIADALQEMYGADISQTLISKVTDAVLDKVKTWQNRPLESLYPIRYLDGIVVKVHQDKRVIKKTVYVALGVNTEGQKELLGLWLAETEGATFWLSVLTELQNRGVEDVFIACVDGLTGFPEAINTAFPQAQVQLCIVHQVRNSLKYVSYKDRKAIASDLKRIYQSATEEEAERELTAFEQTWGEKFPSIGKSWRKHWDNLITLFDYPKEIRKAIYTTNAIESLNSVIRKAIKNRKIFPTDQSVLKVIYLATEKASAKWTMPIRDWKAAMNRFEIMFPDRIKA; encoded by the coding sequence ATGAGCGTTGAACTCGATAACAACCTGGTTGACCAGATCGTTGAGCAAGTTAAAACTCAAGACGATCTTGCTGATCTCAGTCGCCAGCTTCTTAAAGTGGCTATGGAGAGGGTTTTAGCCGCTGAGCTAGAAGACCATCTTGGTTACTCAAAGCACTCTCCCGAAGGCCGCAACTCCGGCAATAGTCGCAATGGCCATAGCAAGAAAACCCTCAAAGGTGACTTTGGCGAACTGGAAATCAATACCCCCAGAGACCGTAACGGGGAGTTTGAACCTCAGCTGATTGCCAAAGGGTCAACCCGGACCAATAAACTGGATCAACAAATCCTTTCCCTGTATGCACGCGGAATGACTACCCGAGATATTGCCGATGCCCTTCAGGAAATGTATGGCGCTGACATCTCCCAAACCTTGATATCCAAGGTGACGGATGCTGTGCTCGATAAGGTAAAGACTTGGCAGAACAGGCCATTGGAAAGCCTGTACCCAATACGTTATCTGGATGGCATCGTCGTCAAAGTCCATCAGGATAAGCGGGTTATCAAGAAAACGGTTTATGTGGCCCTGGGTGTTAATACTGAAGGTCAAAAGGAACTTTTAGGTCTCTGGCTTGCCGAAACAGAAGGCGCTACATTCTGGTTATCGGTTCTGACAGAGCTTCAGAACCGGGGTGTTGAGGATGTTTTTATTGCCTGTGTTGATGGGCTGACAGGCTTTCCGGAGGCCATCAACACGGCCTTTCCTCAAGCTCAGGTGCAGCTTTGTATTGTTCATCAGGTAAGGAACTCACTGAAATACGTCTCTTACAAAGACCGCAAAGCCATTGCCAGCGACCTTAAGAGGATATACCAATCAGCTACCGAAGAAGAGGCTGAAAGAGAGCTGACCGCCTTTGAGCAGACCTGGGGTGAGAAATTCCCGTCTATAGGGAAATCCTGGCGCAAGCACTGGGATAACCTGATTACCCTATTCGACTATCCTAAAGAGATCAGGAAAGCAATTTACACGACCAACGCAATAGAGTCGTTGAACAGCGTGATCCGTAAAGCTATAAAAAACCGGAAGATATTCCCCACTGACCAGTCGGTTCTGAAGGTGATTTATCTGGCTACGGAAAAAGCTTCAGCCAAATGGACTATGCCGATCAGGGATTGGAAAGCCGCCATGAACCGGTTTGAAATTATGTTTCCAGACCGGATCAAGGCGTAA
- a CDS encoding transposase: MPLTKPRTIAEKLLKIVSDEAGQIPDFRKKSQHDKIVLHDAVMSGLAVMHLKYPSLLAFDQDCVNNPDRLKNLKSMYNVSCVPSDTYLRDLIDPIETRYLRKFFTRLFAFVQRSGRLKQFTYFEEGYLAPIDGTGHFCSGKISCPECCVKKPGSKNPQYYHQLLACCLVKPGKKEVLPLMPEPIIKQVDASKNDCEKVALKRLLANLSREHPHLPLVLTFDDLYSDGPTIKLVKSFGYSFIMVAKDSTHESLYQAVDELDCADKVVRYEYTDDKGFTHWFRFVNGAPINKSHPDVLVNFLEYIEIDPEGNKKYVNTWVTDIELSAENVNKFMRGARAKWKIENETFNTLKTQGYHLEHNYGHGKQHLASNLACLTFTAFLINQIEQLSCKLFQEALKIKKSKKAFWHAIRGLFDWFCIDNWTDVFTAIIEGRSVSLKLLTVDTT, from the coding sequence GTGCCGCTAACGAAACCAAGAACCATTGCTGAAAAACTGCTCAAAATAGTCTCTGATGAAGCGGGTCAAATTCCAGACTTTCGCAAGAAAAGCCAACATGACAAAATTGTCCTTCATGATGCGGTCATGAGTGGCCTGGCAGTCATGCACCTGAAATACCCTTCATTACTGGCTTTTGATCAGGATTGTGTCAATAACCCAGATAGGCTCAAGAACTTAAAGTCGATGTACAATGTCAGCTGTGTCCCCAGTGATACCTATCTGAGGGATCTGATTGACCCTATCGAAACACGCTATTTAAGGAAGTTCTTTACCCGCCTGTTTGCCTTTGTGCAACGATCTGGGCGGCTTAAGCAGTTCACTTATTTTGAGGAAGGGTATCTTGCGCCTATCGATGGTACGGGGCACTTTTGCTCAGGGAAGATTAGTTGTCCTGAGTGTTGTGTAAAAAAGCCAGGCAGCAAAAATCCGCAATACTACCATCAGTTACTGGCCTGCTGTCTGGTAAAGCCGGGCAAGAAAGAAGTATTACCTTTAATGCCTGAACCCATCATCAAACAAGTTGATGCGTCAAAGAATGATTGTGAGAAGGTAGCGCTCAAGCGGCTATTGGCGAATTTATCCAGAGAGCATCCGCACCTGCCACTGGTTCTGACTTTTGATGACCTGTACTCAGATGGACCGACCATCAAGTTGGTAAAGTCCTTTGGCTATAGCTTCATTATGGTGGCAAAGGATTCAACCCATGAGTCGTTATACCAGGCCGTCGATGAGCTGGATTGTGCAGACAAAGTGGTGCGCTATGAATATACCGATGATAAAGGGTTTACGCACTGGTTCCGGTTTGTGAATGGTGCCCCCATTAACAAGTCACACCCGGATGTGCTGGTTAACTTTCTCGAATATATAGAAATTGATCCAGAGGGCAACAAGAAGTACGTCAACACCTGGGTCACGGACATTGAGCTTTCAGCCGAGAACGTGAATAAATTCATGCGAGGAGCACGCGCTAAATGGAAAATTGAAAACGAAACGTTCAATACACTGAAAACACAGGGCTACCATCTCGAACACAATTACGGGCACGGAAAGCAGCATCTGGCCAGCAATCTGGCATGCCTGACTTTTACGGCCTTCCTCATCAACCAGATAGAACAACTGTCTTGCAAGCTCTTCCAGGAAGCGCTCAAGATAAAAAAGTCTAAAAAGGCATTCTGGCATGCCATACGAGGGCTGTTTGACTGGTTCTGCATTGATAACTGGACAGACGTATTTACAGCTATCATTGAAGGGCGAAGTGTGAGCTTGAAGTTGCTGACTGTCGATACGACATAG
- a CDS encoding transposase has translation MAYPFQKSRKHLCASSLITTISESFEKIPDVRPNKDSRKITIHDASMSAFAMMHLKYPSLLSFERDKTEQEVRHNLEHLYQIKKRAPCDTSMREILDPIDPVEFKKPFKTLLSNVQRGGLLKAFEFHCGNLKNHYLLPIDGTGLFYSCNNKKPCQECCTKNKGKVNEAHYHQLMAACIAHPDQKTVLPLAPEAIVCQDGSTKNDCEKNAIKRLFATIREHHPRLKFVILLDSLYADNPTVQLIKSYGWHYIIVAKDGNHASLVEAMDELDKEGKVHRAEKVNEETGIKWWFRYANDVRLNKAKYAEQVNVLDFVETDKKGKQHIWCWVTDIPLNGETIESVMKGGRCRWHIENQTFNTLKNQGYDLEHNYGHGEKHLATNLAYLTMLAFLVDQIQELCCPQFQEALRTRSKGVRIALWKWIQGYFLHWLIKTWEGLFYTVTHGIEEKRVIPFDTS, from the coding sequence ATGGCTTATCCATTCCAAAAAAGTCGTAAGCATCTTTGTGCAAGCAGTTTGATTACTACGATTTCTGAAAGTTTTGAGAAAATTCCAGATGTCCGACCAAACAAGGATTCCAGAAAAATAACAATACATGATGCCTCCATGTCCGCTTTTGCCATGATGCATCTCAAGTACCCATCGCTCCTCTCGTTTGAGCGTGATAAAACAGAGCAAGAAGTAAGGCATAACCTTGAGCACCTGTATCAGATAAAAAAACGTGCTCCCTGTGATACCAGTATGCGGGAAATCCTGGATCCAATAGATCCCGTAGAGTTCAAAAAGCCTTTTAAGACATTGCTGTCTAACGTCCAAAGGGGCGGATTACTGAAGGCATTCGAATTTCACTGCGGGAACTTGAAAAATCACTACTTGCTCCCGATCGATGGAACTGGGCTATTTTACTCCTGCAATAATAAAAAACCTTGTCAGGAGTGCTGTACTAAAAATAAGGGAAAGGTCAACGAAGCTCACTACCACCAGTTAATGGCAGCATGCATTGCTCACCCGGATCAAAAAACAGTCTTGCCATTGGCACCGGAAGCCATAGTTTGCCAGGATGGTTCGACCAAAAATGACTGTGAAAAAAATGCCATCAAACGGTTATTTGCCACCATACGAGAGCATCACCCACGTTTAAAGTTCGTTATTCTTCTGGACAGTCTTTATGCTGACAACCCCACTGTCCAGCTGATTAAGAGTTATGGCTGGCATTACATCATTGTAGCGAAAGACGGAAACCATGCTTCGCTGGTTGAAGCGATGGATGAGCTGGATAAAGAGGGAAAAGTTCACCGTGCTGAAAAAGTTAATGAAGAGACTGGAATTAAGTGGTGGTTTCGCTATGCCAATGACGTCAGGCTGAACAAGGCAAAATATGCAGAACAGGTTAATGTGCTTGATTTTGTCGAAACCGATAAAAAAGGTAAACAGCATATCTGGTGCTGGGTGACTGATATCCCGCTTAATGGTGAAACCATAGAGTCCGTCATGAAAGGAGGGCGCTGCCGATGGCATATTGAGAACCAGACGTTTAACACCCTGAAAAATCAAGGCTACGATCTCGAACATAATTACGGTCACGGTGAGAAGCACTTAGCCACAAATCTGGCCTATCTGACGATGCTTGCTTTTCTCGTAGATCAAATACAGGAACTGTGCTGTCCCCAGTTTCAGGAAGCTTTAAGAACCCGCTCAAAAGGAGTCCGTATAGCATTATGGAAATGGATACAGGGCTATTTTTTGCATTGGCTGATAAAAACGTGGGAGGGGCTTTTTTACACAGTAACTCATGGTATTGAAGAGAAAAGGGTGATTCCATTCGATACATCATAA
- a CDS encoding IS1380 family transposase, with the protein MKLKIEQSQTEFYTPVAGLYFVGHALNKKTALSKSLRKIKKRHRITHIDLIRAYCGQLAQGKSDFDNVDNNRDNDWFRLAMGIKQMPSASRLRQRFNEDAAQLIPFIEDSLTDVLVNLQVPVTPLPKKLDKKQHIPLDIDVFPMDNSNTKKEGVEYTYKKFFGYAPIAAYFGCEGWCLGCELRPGSQHSQNDFIGFLQAVLHRSRRLTRAPILVRLDSGHDAEESRREIAGFKGVNHIIKLNPRKYHTKEHWLPIFEEKQVKWEESRPGKSYATLSTVYETNYGNQRLIIRIIKRTTDTVGQRFLTPDYELEGWWTTLSEADYSDDQIINLYEDHATSEQFHSELKTDMDLERLPSGKFDTNDLVMCLGALVYNILRYMGQSCLLGPDAPVRHKAKRRRLKTVIQELIYLAARLLKKGHQYRLRFGRYCPGFRSFHQLISQHALC; encoded by the coding sequence GTGAAACTGAAAATTGAACAATCACAGACGGAATTTTATACACCGGTCGCAGGGCTTTATTTCGTTGGTCATGCACTCAACAAAAAGACAGCGTTAAGCAAATCCCTGCGCAAAATAAAAAAAAGGCACCGTATCACTCATATCGACCTGATCAGAGCTTACTGCGGCCAACTGGCTCAGGGTAAAAGTGATTTTGATAATGTTGATAATAACCGGGATAACGACTGGTTCCGGTTGGCAATGGGCATTAAACAAATGCCTTCAGCCAGCCGCTTAAGACAGCGTTTCAATGAAGATGCCGCCCAACTGATTCCTTTCATCGAGGACAGCCTTACCGATGTCCTGGTTAATCTTCAGGTGCCCGTCACACCCCTTCCGAAAAAACTCGATAAGAAGCAGCACATACCACTGGATATCGACGTATTCCCTATGGATAACAGCAATACCAAAAAGGAGGGGGTCGAGTACACGTATAAAAAATTCTTTGGTTATGCCCCTATTGCCGCTTACTTTGGCTGCGAAGGCTGGTGCCTGGGATGTGAATTACGCCCAGGCTCTCAGCACTCCCAGAATGATTTTATTGGCTTTTTACAAGCAGTGCTGCACCGCAGCCGACGTTTGACCCGAGCGCCTATTCTGGTTCGCCTTGATAGTGGCCACGATGCTGAGGAATCGCGCCGGGAAATCGCCGGGTTCAAAGGTGTGAATCACATTATCAAGCTCAACCCAAGAAAGTATCACACCAAGGAACACTGGCTCCCCATTTTTGAAGAAAAGCAAGTCAAATGGGAGGAGTCGCGTCCAGGAAAGAGTTATGCGACACTCTCAACCGTCTATGAAACCAACTATGGTAACCAGCGTCTGATTATTCGCATTATCAAGCGTACCACTGATACTGTAGGGCAGAGATTTCTGACACCCGATTATGAGCTGGAAGGATGGTGGACAACACTCAGCGAAGCTGACTACAGCGATGATCAGATCATTAATCTTTATGAGGATCATGCGACCAGCGAGCAGTTTCACAGTGAGTTGAAGACTGATATGGATTTAGAGCGCCTGCCTTCAGGCAAGTTTGACACCAACGACCTGGTGATGTGTTTGGGTGCACTGGTCTATAACATTCTGCGCTACATGGGGCAGAGTTGCTTGCTCGGGCCAGATGCGCCGGTACGTCATAAAGCCAAACGACGCCGGTTAAAAACCGTGATACAGGAACTCATCTACCTGGCTGCCCGTCTTCTGAAAAAAGGACATCAATACCGGCTACGCTTTGGTCGTTACTGTCCTGGTTTCAGGTCTTTCCATCAATTAATAAGCCAGCATGCACTTTGTTGA
- a CDS encoding protein-disulfide reductase DsbD family protein produces MRKPTYSIAALLLFVSTLLTALSPLNARAESHSTGWMVNPDHPPVSVRFMLTGQVEPITKTVEGVLEIKLEQDWKTYWHTPGEGGIAPTLDWSPSENLNKVDWHWPVPHRYQVMGVETMGYKGHVLFPMTLHLEDIGQLVRLNGTLTLSSCTTICVLTDYQIQLNFAPEQLQPIPEAMHLYNQGISTLPKSVSPIKLEQALWSQNQETVLLKLDNPNGWQTPDIFVDAGDGDLSDTTFHRPHITIDGNLLTATLKASSWLEAPQLENKTLSLVISDQNLAAKLSAPLTTGVTEQKATIHLLIAIGIALLGGLILNIMPCVLPVLGMKLSTVISAKGLEKRQIRSQFLASAAGILTSFWLLAGFLAVLKLSGQTLGWGVQFQNPYFIGVMVLITGLFAANMLGLFEIQLPSSISTWLATKGDHHSTVGHFIQGMFATLLATPCSAPFLGTAVAFALGADLITLWITFTALAIGMAAPWLLVAAFPGLANLLPKPGGWMNGIKWLFGLMMLASSLWLLSLMTGFLGLPVTAIIAAAGLSLLLWRLWLIKGPRSVILVLATLSLSIAAILLASFITGKSASPLPPELKWQSLNRALIRQSVDQGKTVFVDVTADWCITCKANKAGVILQEPVYSKLQESNMVRMQGDWTKPSETVTAFLQAHGRFGVPFNIVYGPGAPEGIPLPVILTKDAVIEAINNASN; encoded by the coding sequence TTGAGAAAACCGACTTACTCTATTGCTGCGCTTTTATTATTCGTTAGCACATTATTGACGGCTTTATCTCCCCTGAATGCCCGGGCCGAGTCCCATAGCACAGGCTGGATGGTCAACCCTGACCACCCACCGGTATCCGTGCGGTTTATGTTAACCGGGCAGGTAGAACCCATCACAAAAACTGTTGAAGGTGTACTGGAAATTAAGCTGGAGCAGGATTGGAAAACTTACTGGCATACCCCTGGCGAAGGAGGCATTGCTCCCACCCTTGACTGGAGTCCATCCGAAAACCTTAACAAGGTAGACTGGCACTGGCCTGTACCTCACCGCTACCAGGTTATGGGAGTAGAAACCATGGGGTACAAGGGACATGTCCTTTTCCCCATGACGCTTCACCTGGAAGATATAGGTCAGCTGGTCAGACTGAATGGAACACTGACGCTGTCATCCTGCACCACCATTTGCGTACTGACTGATTATCAAATCCAGCTGAACTTCGCCCCTGAACAGCTCCAGCCAATACCGGAAGCCATGCATCTCTATAACCAGGGAATCAGCACCCTGCCAAAGTCCGTATCACCCATAAAGCTGGAACAAGCACTCTGGAGTCAAAATCAGGAAACGGTACTGCTCAAGCTTGATAACCCCAATGGCTGGCAGACACCGGATATTTTTGTTGATGCTGGTGACGGCGACCTGAGTGATACGACCTTCCACCGTCCCCATATCACCATTGATGGCAATCTTCTCACTGCCACCCTAAAAGCCAGCAGCTGGCTTGAGGCCCCGCAACTGGAGAATAAAACATTGTCACTGGTGATCAGTGACCAAAACCTGGCCGCCAAACTCTCTGCCCCATTAACTACCGGGGTTACAGAGCAGAAAGCTACCATTCACCTGTTGATTGCTATTGGCATTGCATTACTGGGTGGCCTGATCCTGAATATTATGCCCTGTGTACTACCGGTTCTTGGCATGAAACTCAGCACAGTCATCAGCGCCAAGGGATTGGAAAAGCGCCAGATACGCAGTCAATTCCTGGCATCCGCTGCCGGTATTCTCACGTCCTTTTGGCTATTGGCCGGATTTCTGGCTGTTCTGAAGCTTTCTGGTCAAACCCTGGGTTGGGGTGTGCAATTCCAAAACCCTTACTTTATTGGGGTAATGGTGCTGATTACCGGACTCTTTGCCGCCAATATGCTGGGGCTGTTTGAGATACAGCTCCCCAGTAGCATAAGCACCTGGCTGGCAACGAAAGGCGATCACCACTCCACTGTGGGGCACTTTATCCAGGGTATGTTTGCCACCTTGCTGGCCACACCTTGCAGTGCACCTTTCCTGGGTACAGCGGTAGCCTTTGCCCTGGGAGCGGATTTAATCACTCTCTGGATCACCTTTACCGCTTTAGCTATTGGTATGGCAGCCCCCTGGCTACTGGTTGCCGCCTTTCCAGGGCTTGCCAATCTATTACCGAAACCCGGTGGCTGGATGAATGGCATTAAGTGGTTATTCGGGCTGATGATGTTGGCTTCCAGCCTTTGGTTACTCAGTTTGATGACAGGCTTTTTAGGCTTACCGGTCACGGCAATCATAGCTGCTGCGGGTCTTTCACTTCTGCTTTGGCGCCTTTGGCTGATTAAAGGGCCACGATCTGTGATTCTGGTACTTGCTACCCTTTCATTAAGTATCGCCGCCATCCTTCTGGCCAGTTTTATCACAGGAAAGAGTGCATCTCCCCTTCCTCCCGAATTGAAGTGGCAATCACTCAATAGGGCGTTGATCCGCCAGTCGGTGGATCAGGGAAAGACTGTATTTGTGGATGTGACGGCAGACTGGTGCATTACCTGTAAGGCAAACAAGGCAGGCGTCATCCTGCAAGAACCGGTTTACTCCAAACTTCAGGAAAGCAATATGGTCAGGATGCAAGGTGACTGGACCAAGCCCTCTGAAACAGTAACGGCATTTTTGCAGGCTCATGGCCGCTTTGGCGTACCCTTTAATATTGTATACGGCCCTGGTGCACCTGAAGGTATTCCTTTACCGGTTATCTTAACCAAGGATGCCGTAATCGAGGCTATTAACAACGCCAGTAATTAG
- the pdxB gene encoding 4-phosphoerythronate dehydrogenase PdxB: MKIVADENIPLINECFGSMGEIIRLPGRAITSGDVKQADALLVRSVTRVDEALVAGSSLKFVGTATAGVDHIDQSALADRGIGFVSAPGCNATAVSEYVLCALDILAERYRFNLEQRTFGIVGKGQVGSRLMRTLQGLGYRVLVNDPLCERVEGVEFVELDQLIQCCDVLSLHTPLTTDGPFPTHHLINDQRIKAMKPGTVLVSAGRGAVVDNDALRNCLKQGQDLKVVMDVWEHEPSVDHELLGLVDLASPHIAGYSLDGKVTGTEMIYKAFCQYFGLPARVRTAAITPMAPLRMISFTENSTVASAASTALRAIYDIRRDDAWMRRLPELEKEAARLEFDRMRKSYPVRRELSTLKVRLKHCGEEMAGYLAALGLVVVMD; the protein is encoded by the coding sequence ATGAAAATTGTTGCTGACGAAAATATTCCTTTAATTAATGAATGCTTTGGCTCTATGGGGGAAATTATCCGGCTGCCAGGCAGGGCAATCACTTCCGGGGATGTTAAACAGGCGGATGCATTACTGGTGCGTTCGGTTACTCGGGTGGATGAAGCGCTGGTGGCGGGATCCAGTCTGAAATTTGTAGGCACGGCTACAGCAGGCGTTGACCATATTGATCAATCGGCGCTGGCTGACAGGGGAATAGGCTTTGTCAGTGCACCGGGATGTAATGCTACCGCCGTCAGTGAGTATGTGCTCTGTGCCCTTGATATTCTGGCAGAGAGATACCGCTTTAATCTGGAACAGCGAACCTTTGGCATTGTTGGTAAGGGGCAGGTGGGCAGTCGGTTGATGCGAACCTTGCAGGGGCTTGGTTATCGGGTATTGGTTAATGACCCTTTATGTGAAAGGGTAGAAGGGGTTGAATTTGTTGAACTGGATCAACTGATCCAGTGCTGTGATGTGCTTTCCCTTCATACTCCCCTGACCACGGATGGGCCATTTCCCACCCATCATCTGATTAATGACCAGAGGATCAAGGCGATGAAGCCGGGCACTGTATTGGTGAGTGCCGGGCGTGGTGCGGTGGTGGATAATGATGCCTTAAGAAACTGCCTGAAACAGGGGCAGGATCTAAAGGTGGTGATGGATGTATGGGAACACGAACCTTCGGTTGACCACGAATTACTCGGGCTGGTGGATTTGGCGTCTCCTCATATTGCCGGTTACAGCCTGGATGGTAAGGTGACAGGTACAGAAATGATCTATAAGGCATTTTGCCAATACTTCGGCCTGCCTGCCCGGGTACGCACTGCGGCCATAACACCTATGGCACCACTGAGAATGATCAGTTTTACTGAAAACTCCACCGTAGCCAGTGCGGCTTCTACCGCTCTTCGTGCTATCTACGATATACGACGGGATGATGCCTGGATGCGCCGACTGCCGGAACTGGAAAAAGAGGCTGCCAGGCTGGAGTTTGACCGGATGCGCAAGAGTTATCCCGTTCGCAGGGAACTGAGCACCCTGAAAGTTCGACTAAAGCACTGTGGCGAGGAAATGGCAGGATATTTGGCTGCTTTAGGTTTGGTGGTTGTGATGGATTAG